The Solibacillus sp. FSL W7-1464 genome contains a region encoding:
- a CDS encoding substrate-binding domain-containing protein: MRKIYMAIPIIVLIILILGCRSNPSTYQIVFSEYEKTTSVIKEDKKDPIRLAISSVLSPTDTIIYYREIVNYIGKKLDRPTILIQRRSYNEVSNLMMNGGADIALLPTGAYITFGANGGFEGIATQERFGSPYYYGYIVAKDENRFSSIDDLEGKDIAFFDPSSYSGYIFVKEELERLGEDIDSFFGRHIYTYSHEGSMNAVLNNIVDAAAVNSLVFETMKNESPEQLESLKIIGKSMPLGTGPVVISSNLPEEDKEIIKESFLSMHEQESMKQAIQGLYIDRFIPFDSEYYEVLYELDK, from the coding sequence ATGAGAAAAATATATATGGCTATTCCTATTATAGTACTGATCATTTTAATACTAGGCTGCAGGTCGAACCCTTCAACCTATCAAATTGTCTTTTCGGAATATGAAAAGACAACATCGGTAATAAAAGAGGATAAAAAAGATCCGATACGCTTAGCTATCTCGAGTGTACTTTCTCCGACAGATACGATCATCTACTATCGGGAAATCGTAAATTATATCGGTAAAAAACTTGACCGGCCAACCATTTTAATCCAGCGCAGAAGCTATAATGAAGTCAGCAACCTCATGATGAATGGAGGTGCTGATATCGCTCTGCTTCCAACCGGTGCATACATCACATTTGGTGCAAACGGCGGATTTGAAGGTATTGCAACACAAGAAAGATTCGGCAGCCCTTACTATTATGGTTACATTGTTGCGAAGGATGAAAACCGCTTCTCATCGATTGATGATCTGGAAGGTAAAGATATCGCATTTTTTGATCCTTCCAGTTATTCGGGATATATTTTTGTGAAAGAAGAATTGGAGCGTTTAGGGGAAGATATCGATAGCTTTTTTGGGAGGCATATTTATACATATAGCCATGAAGGATCCATGAATGCCGTATTAAATAATATTGTTGATGCGGCAGCTGTCAATTCTCTCGTTTTTGAAACGATGAAAAATGAAAGTCCGGAACAATTGGAATCGTTAAAAATTATTGGGAAATCAATGCCCTTAGGTACCGGACCGGTAGTGATCAGCAGTAATCTGCCTGAGGAAGATAAGGAAATAATAAAAGAGAGCTTTCTTTCGATGCACGAACAGGAATCTATGAAGCAAGCTATTCAAGGATTATATATTGATCGCTTTATCCCATTCGACTCGGAATATTATGAGGTACTCTATGAACTGGATAAATAA
- a CDS encoding MFS transporter: MVLAYQKQNTEKFARYLFRRKIIFLIAFLGYVCAYLVRNNFKLMSNSIMVTNGWEKTDIALLLSCLTISYGLAKFYMGALGDRVSIRKLFSICLGASALIAILIGFFNTSIAVLGILLVLSGVVQGALAPASQMMLANYYSNRSRGAAIAGWNISQNVGGALLPLIIVALTSMGLVVPETGNVFMAFLVPALLVLFFAYICWRYGGDSPESEGLDSLSTMYGDAAHTNIATEEEKTGLTYWQLIWKYVFTNPLILLVAAVNIALYFLRFGIADWMPIYLSEVGNLSATKAQLAVSVLEWIAIPGSLIFAWLAVKFPNKMAKIGAIGLFAMVLFVFIYERLVSNGVANFALFLIVCGVLGALIYGPQLIVNILTIDFVPLNVAGTAIGFVGVTAYLIGNMGSNWLMPILADQFGWFWSYTVVAFLSAFAAIGYLVLAKSEQKVKVV; encoded by the coding sequence ATGGTATTAGCTTACCAAAAACAAAACACCGAGAAATTTGCACGCTATCTTTTTCGTCGTAAAATAATTTTCCTAATTGCATTTCTAGGTTATGTATGTGCTTACCTTGTACGAAATAACTTTAAATTAATGTCCAACAGCATCATGGTGACAAATGGCTGGGAAAAAACAGATATCGCTTTGTTGCTTTCCTGCTTAACGATTTCCTATGGATTGGCCAAATTTTACATGGGTGCGCTAGGTGACCGCGTCAGTATAAGAAAACTTTTCTCAATCTGTTTAGGCGCAAGTGCGCTCATTGCCATTCTCATTGGCTTTTTCAATACATCTATTGCAGTATTAGGTATTCTGCTTGTATTGAGCGGGGTTGTACAAGGTGCCTTAGCCCCTGCTTCCCAAATGATGCTTGCCAATTATTATTCAAATAGATCCCGAGGAGCGGCGATTGCGGGCTGGAATATTTCGCAAAATGTCGGTGGGGCTTTACTGCCTTTAATCATAGTGGCGTTAACTAGTATGGGACTGGTTGTTCCTGAAACCGGAAATGTTTTCATGGCTTTCTTGGTTCCTGCCTTGCTGGTGCTGTTCTTTGCCTATATATGCTGGCGTTACGGCGGTGATAGCCCTGAGTCGGAAGGTCTGGATTCTTTAAGTACAATGTATGGTGACGCTGCGCACACAAACATCGCAACGGAAGAAGAAAAAACAGGACTAACCTACTGGCAATTAATCTGGAAATATGTTTTTACCAATCCGCTGATCTTACTTGTAGCTGCGGTTAATATCGCATTATATTTCCTTCGTTTCGGAATTGCGGACTGGATGCCAATTTATTTAAGCGAGGTCGGAAACCTATCAGCTACAAAAGCGCAATTGGCCGTTTCCGTTCTGGAATGGATTGCGATTCCAGGTTCACTTATCTTTGCATGGTTAGCGGTTAAATTCCCGAATAAAATGGCTAAAATCGGGGCAATCGGATTGTTTGCCATGGTTCTGTTCGTCTTTATATATGAAAGACTAGTTAGCAATGGGGTAGCAAATTTCGCATTATTCCTGATCGTTTGCGGGGTTTTAGGTGCCTTGATTTATGGACCGCAATTAATTGTCAATATCTTAACAATTGACTTTGTACCTTTGAATGTAGCAGGGACAGCAATTGGTTTTGTAGGTGTTACGGCGTATTTAATCGGCAACATGGGTTCGAACTGGTTAATGCCGATCCTGGCTGATCAATTTGGCTGGTTCTGGTCTTATACTGTTGTAGCGTTCTTATCAGCATTCGCAGCAATAGGATATCTAGTCCTGGCAAAATCGGAACAAAAAGTGAAGGTAGTTTAA
- a CDS encoding conserved phage C-terminal domain-containing protein — protein sequence MKLLVNERHLFVSPNLAARIGVEEALFLQQLYYRIETQGVEKEGHKWYRQTYQGWSKQCFYWDKTKVKRLITKLERSEIIISSDKFNRFNTDRSKWYRIDDEKVNQLLETEIFTQEELLPEEPKLPEEKEEKPNTDSSNEIANIIDYLNEKAKKNFNGSSKTTIRLIKAILKEGYTAEDCRLVIDEQVRNWKNDPQMNKYLRPITLFRPGNFESYLNDAQTRQQENHLDFEPVILDFDEGECY from the coding sequence ATGAAATTATTAGTTAACGAAAGGCATTTGTTTGTATCACCGAACTTGGCAGCACGTATCGGAGTGGAGGAGGCGTTATTCCTTCAGCAACTTTACTACCGGATAGAAACGCAAGGTGTGGAGAAAGAGGGACATAAGTGGTATCGCCAAACATATCAAGGCTGGTCAAAACAATGCTTCTACTGGGATAAAACGAAAGTTAAAAGACTCATCACGAAACTGGAACGCTCTGAAATAATCATTTCCTCAGACAAATTTAACCGTTTCAATACAGACCGTTCGAAATGGTACCGCATTGATGATGAAAAAGTTAATCAGCTATTGGAGACGGAAATTTTTACACAGGAAGAGCTGTTACCTGAAGAGCCGAAATTGCCCGAGGAGAAAGAGGAGAAACCGAATACGGACAGCAGTAATGAAATTGCAAACATCATTGATTACTTAAACGAAAAAGCCAAAAAGAATTTTAATGGAAGCTCCAAAACAACGATCCGACTGATCAAAGCGATTTTAAAGGAAGGCTACACAGCGGAAGATTGCCGCTTAGTCATTGATGAACAAGTGAGAAACTGGAAGAACGATCCCCAGATGAACAAATACTTAAGACCGATCACCTTATTCCGCCCAGGGAATTTCGAAAGCTACTTAAACGATGCGCAGACAAGACAGCAGGAAAATCATCTCGATTTCGAGCCGGTCATCCTCGATTTTGATGAAGGTGAATGCTATTGA
- a CDS encoding catalase, with protein MAENKDKHVAKKEDGEREVLTTRQGHPVRDNQNIRTVGNRGPATLENYHFIEKISHFDREEVPERVVHARGSGAFGYFETYGKVGDEPVEKYTRAKVFSGAGKQTPLMVRFSTVAGAKDSPETARDPRGFAVKMYTEDGNWDLVGNNLKIFFIRDAMKFPDMIHAFKADPASNVPNPQRMFDFVSRSPEATHMITFLFSPWGIPATYRHMQGSGVNTYKWVNEEGKAVLVKYHWEPKQGIRNLTQEEANSIQAKNVGHATQDLYEAIERGEYPEWELFVQIMEDDYHPELDFDPLDDTKLWPEDKFPWLPVGRMVLNRNPEDFHAEIEQAAFGTGVLVDGMDFSDDKMLQGRTFSYSDTQRYRVGPNYLKLPVNAPKVPVRTNQHRGQMDTRDPKESGDNPHINYEPSMIGGYRDAGDKAYPPHQPSYNAALISEPIDRPNNYGQAGETYRSFEDWERDELINNLSDALAICDKRIQEAMFDHFTQADEDYGRRVKEATEMKMKEIEKLAQEGKLPGRESGISKYGQGTTAANEATKDAVKKSHEADPY; from the coding sequence ATGGCTGAAAACAAAGACAAACATGTTGCAAAAAAAGAGGATGGGGAACGTGAAGTTCTAACTACTCGTCAAGGGCATCCAGTAAGAGACAACCAGAATATCCGTACAGTGGGGAACCGCGGACCAGCGACTTTGGAAAATTACCACTTCATTGAAAAAATTTCACACTTCGACCGTGAAGAGGTTCCTGAACGTGTAGTACATGCACGTGGTTCAGGTGCTTTCGGTTATTTTGAAACTTACGGTAAAGTTGGAGATGAGCCAGTAGAAAAATATACCCGTGCAAAAGTCTTTTCCGGTGCCGGTAAACAAACGCCGCTTATGGTGCGTTTTTCTACAGTGGCAGGTGCAAAGGATTCACCTGAGACTGCACGAGATCCGCGCGGCTTTGCAGTGAAAATGTATACGGAAGATGGCAACTGGGATCTTGTCGGCAACAATTTAAAGATTTTCTTTATCCGTGATGCGATGAAGTTCCCTGATATGATTCATGCTTTTAAAGCAGATCCGGCTTCCAACGTACCGAATCCACAACGTATGTTTGACTTTGTTTCACGTTCACCGGAAGCGACGCATATGATTACATTCCTGTTTTCACCTTGGGGCATCCCGGCGACGTACCGCCACATGCAGGGGTCGGGGGTTAACACATATAAATGGGTGAATGAAGAAGGAAAAGCTGTACTTGTGAAGTATCACTGGGAGCCGAAACAGGGCATCCGCAATTTGACACAAGAAGAGGCCAACTCCATTCAGGCTAAAAACGTAGGACATGCTACACAGGACTTGTATGAAGCAATCGAACGTGGAGAATATCCGGAGTGGGAGCTGTTTGTTCAGATTATGGAGGACGATTATCATCCGGAACTGGATTTTGATCCGCTTGATGATACAAAACTTTGGCCGGAAGATAAATTCCCTTGGCTGCCTGTAGGTCGTATGGTGCTTAACCGCAACCCGGAGGACTTCCATGCAGAAATTGAGCAGGCTGCATTCGGTACGGGTGTTCTCGTAGACGGTATGGACTTTTCGGATGACAAAATGCTGCAGGGGCGTACATTCTCTTACTCAGATACACAGCGTTACCGTGTAGGTCCAAACTATCTGAAATTGCCGGTCAACGCACCAAAGGTACCGGTTCGTACAAATCAGCATCGCGGCCAAATGGATACCCGTGATCCGAAAGAATCCGGTGACAACCCGCATATCAATTACGAGCCGTCTATGATTGGTGGCTACCGTGACGCAGGGGATAAAGCCTATCCGCCACATCAGCCGTCCTATAATGCAGCCTTAATAAGTGAACCTATTGATCGCCCGAATAACTATGGGCAAGCAGGTGAAACATACCGCAGTTTTGAAGACTGGGAACGTGACGAACTCATTAATAACTTATCGGATGCTCTGGCAATTTGTGACAAGCGTATTCAGGAAGCAATGTTTGATCACTTTACACAGGCTGATGAAGATTATGGCCGCCGTGTGAAGGAAGCGACTGAAATGAAAATGAAAGAAATCGAAAAGCTGGCTCAGGAAGGTAAATTACCGGGCCGAGAGTCAGGGATTTCCAAATATGGCCAGGGTACGACCGCTGCAAATGAGGCAACAAAAGATGCGGTGAAGAAAAGCCATGAGGCAGACCCTTATTAA
- a CDS encoding cAMP-binding protein, producing MGKNFSKANHGKTGAELISEAFGMTKNDSEALLAQASEVQTTDIPLGKEHVYARDSTTTTLNNLHEDNTSAILDRNGPR from the coding sequence ATGGGGAAGAATTTTTCGAAGGCGAATCATGGAAAAACAGGTGCCGAACTAATAAGTGAAGCGTTTGGCATGACCAAAAACGATAGCGAAGCATTATTAGCACAGGCGTCGGAAGTTCAAACTACGGATATTCCTTTAGGAAAAGAACATGTATATGCAAGGGATAGTACAACAACCACTTTGAACAACCTACATGAAGATAACACATCCGCCATTTTAGATCGAAATGGGCCGAGGTAA
- a CDS encoding HAMP domain-containing sensor histidine kinase has protein sequence MNWINNIKIHHKILAAIMCSLLFLTSIFGWIIWDSLTNIMTEDLVKRGATIAKNVAETSSDYILFDDQYSVDNLINETKKIDEDIRYILVFNSSHILYAHTFPDPEKLPKGIVNAHTPKGITQQDYSILSSDEGDIHDVIVPIEEGGVGYVRLGMSEEKSLEYIYSRIIKLIIATTLVSIGALGMAYFATRRITKPINTLVDVALGISAGNLSLRAENTNNDEIGKLAQAFNEMTDHLINSNNEVDYLLKELQQKDLLRDKLISRLLSVQEDERKRISRELHDETSQALASLMVTMRIMANEAKDSEQRELLYTSRDIAAGILKQIRDLAVELRPPILDKMGLVSAIKKYARNFEEKYNIQTVLSVPDTDVTLAEDVTLAIYRIVQESLNNVVKHTKATEIIIGLDVKDEWVNLTINDNGHGIHEADFEKAKQQNRIGIHGMKERAELQGGTFLIRTNMVGGTEISVSLPLK, from the coding sequence ATGAACTGGATAAATAATATTAAAATACATCATAAAATCCTTGCAGCAATCATGTGCTCTCTACTCTTTCTTACCAGCATTTTCGGGTGGATCATATGGGATTCCCTTACAAACATCATGACGGAGGATCTCGTGAAACGTGGTGCCACTATCGCTAAAAATGTGGCTGAAACAAGCTCGGACTATATTCTCTTTGATGATCAGTATTCGGTGGATAATCTGATTAATGAAACAAAAAAGATAGATGAAGATATTCGCTATATTTTAGTTTTTAATAGCAGTCACATACTTTACGCCCACACATTCCCCGATCCTGAGAAGCTGCCGAAAGGAATCGTAAATGCTCATACGCCAAAAGGGATTACCCAACAAGATTATTCGATTTTATCTTCGGATGAAGGGGATATCCATGATGTCATTGTCCCGATAGAAGAAGGGGGCGTAGGGTATGTTCGGCTAGGGATGTCGGAAGAAAAATCGCTGGAATATATTTATTCCAGGATAATTAAGTTAATCATTGCGACAACTTTGGTATCAATTGGCGCTTTGGGAATGGCTTATTTTGCTACCCGTAGGATAACGAAACCAATCAACACCTTAGTAGATGTAGCATTAGGGATATCGGCAGGTAACCTATCCTTAAGAGCAGAAAATACTAACAACGATGAAATCGGGAAACTGGCACAGGCCTTTAATGAAATGACGGATCATCTCATCAATTCAAATAATGAAGTTGACTATTTACTTAAGGAATTACAACAAAAGGATTTATTGCGTGATAAATTGATTTCAAGGTTATTATCTGTTCAAGAGGATGAGCGAAAAAGAATTTCACGTGAACTGCATGATGAGACAAGTCAGGCGCTCGCTTCATTGATGGTAACGATGAGAATTATGGCGAATGAGGCGAAAGACAGTGAGCAACGTGAGCTACTTTATACAAGCAGAGATATAGCTGCGGGAATATTAAAACAAATCAGGGATCTGGCAGTCGAATTGCGTCCGCCGATTTTGGACAAAATGGGGCTGGTTTCGGCGATAAAGAAATATGCGAGAAATTTTGAGGAAAAATACAACATCCAAACTGTTTTATCTGTTCCCGATACTGACGTCACACTAGCCGAAGATGTTACGCTGGCCATATACCGGATTGTTCAGGAAAGTTTGAATAATGTAGTAAAACATACGAAAGCAACTGAAATTATAATCGGCTTGGACGTTAAAGACGAATGGGTTAATTTGACGATAAATGATAATGGTCATGGAATTCATGAAGCCGATTTTGAAAAAGCCAAGCAACAAAATAGAATTGGCATTCATGGTATGAAGGAAAGAGCCGAGTTACAGGGAGGGACATTCCTTATTAGAACGAACATGGTGGGAGGAACAGAAATTTCCGTTTCACTGCCATTAAAATAG
- a CDS encoding flavin-dependent oxidoreductase: MSTIKTAMIVGGGIGGLVTALKLHRAGICVKVFESVETIKELGVGINLLPHSVRVLTELGLAEELEQTGLPTAELMYVNKFGQKIWQEDRGINAGYKWPQYSIHRGRLQMLLLKTVKDQLGEAAVLTGHHLTSFENESDGVAAHFENKKTGESLGTYRADILIAADGIHSVVRKFFYPNEGLPKYSGRILWRGITEAAPYLTGRSMIMAGYQDQKFVAYPICPDTAAQGRSLVNWIAELNVETMPDRADWNKEIDKEKFAPAFENWNFGWLNVPKIIEEAEAVYEFPMVDRDPLPQWTFGRITLLGDAAHPMYPIGSNGASQAILDADALGQVIAEQQDAETTLKAYEALRREATANIVLTNRQNGPEVVMQIVEDRAPNGFADLDDIISATELEEIANRYKKIAGFDRETLNAK; this comes from the coding sequence TTGTCAACAATTAAAACAGCGATGATTGTCGGTGGTGGCATTGGCGGACTCGTTACAGCATTAAAACTTCACCGCGCAGGCATATGTGTAAAAGTATTTGAAAGTGTAGAAACAATTAAAGAGCTGGGAGTCGGCATTAATCTGTTACCCCATTCGGTACGCGTGCTAACAGAATTAGGTTTAGCAGAGGAACTGGAACAAACAGGCTTACCAACAGCCGAGTTGATGTATGTGAATAAATTTGGGCAAAAAATTTGGCAAGAAGACCGCGGCATCAATGCCGGATATAAATGGCCTCAGTATTCGATTCACCGTGGACGCTTACAAATGCTGCTGTTAAAGACCGTAAAGGACCAATTAGGTGAAGCAGCCGTTTTAACAGGTCACCATTTAACATCCTTTGAAAATGAGAGTGATGGCGTCGCAGCTCATTTTGAAAATAAAAAAACAGGTGAATCACTTGGTACATATCGTGCAGACATTCTGATTGCAGCCGATGGCATTCATTCCGTTGTACGAAAATTCTTCTATCCAAACGAAGGACTGCCAAAATATAGCGGACGCATCTTATGGCGTGGCATTACAGAAGCAGCACCTTATTTGACAGGTCGCTCCATGATTATGGCTGGTTACCAAGATCAAAAATTTGTTGCCTATCCAATTTGTCCAGATACAGCTGCTCAAGGACGTTCTTTAGTCAATTGGATTGCGGAATTAAATGTCGAGACAATGCCTGATCGCGCGGATTGGAACAAGGAAATCGATAAAGAGAAGTTTGCCCCTGCCTTTGAAAACTGGAACTTTGGCTGGCTGAATGTACCAAAAATTATTGAAGAAGCAGAAGCTGTTTATGAATTCCCAATGGTTGACCGGGATCCCCTTCCACAATGGACATTTGGACGTATTACCTTACTTGGCGATGCGGCACATCCAATGTATCCAATCGGGTCAAACGGTGCATCGCAAGCCATTTTGGATGCGGATGCTCTTGGACAAGTCATTGCGGAACAACAAGATGCGGAAACTACATTAAAAGCCTATGAAGCACTGCGACGGGAAGCAACAGCGAACATTGTATTGACGAATCGCCAAAACGGTCCGGAAGTGGTGATGCAGATTGTAGAAGACCGTGCACCAAATGGCTTTGCTGACTTGGACGATATCATTTCAGCTACAGAACTTGAAGAAATTGCGAATCGCTACAAGAAGATCGCCGGTTTTGACCGCGAAACATTAAATGCCAAATAG
- a CDS encoding response regulator transcription factor: MLVDDHAILISGLKLLLQKRTYYHVVGVADDGYKAIELYNELKPDILILDISLPGMDGLQVLKNIKAQHEHAKVIILTMYEDEEYVSLIMNAGASGYVPKVAVDEELYSAIETVMDGYIYLRPKEMTSMMKNKQKEENVHNMYSTLSLREQEVLQLIVKGYSLTEIAGELLISIKTVDTHKTRIFNKLNVSKKSELVEFIIKHNLIEI, translated from the coding sequence ATGTTAGTTGATGATCATGCCATTCTTATATCGGGATTAAAGCTTTTACTGCAAAAGCGGACATACTACCATGTGGTGGGAGTGGCTGATGATGGGTATAAGGCGATTGAACTTTATAATGAATTAAAACCGGATATTTTGATTCTTGATATTTCTTTGCCCGGTATGGATGGGCTGCAGGTACTGAAAAATATAAAGGCACAGCATGAACATGCAAAAGTGATTATTTTGACAATGTATGAAGACGAAGAATATGTTTCGTTAATTATGAATGCGGGGGCATCCGGCTACGTACCGAAAGTAGCTGTGGACGAAGAACTGTATTCTGCCATTGAGACCGTTATGGACGGCTATATCTATTTACGCCCGAAGGAAATGACGTCCATGATGAAAAATAAGCAGAAAGAAGAAAATGTTCACAACATGTATTCTACATTAAGCCTCCGTGAACAGGAGGTACTACAGCTGATTGTTAAAGGGTATTCGTTAACAGAAATTGCAGGTGAACTACTGATCAGTATAAAAACAGTAGACACCCATAAAACAAGAATATTCAATAAACTGAACGTCAGTAAAAAAAGTGAACTCGTTGAATTTATAATTAAACATAATCTGATTGAAATATAG
- a CDS encoding MFS transporter codes for MSTLHINEIIDRSRFNAFHLSIIFWCFFIILMDGYDVVIYGSVVPSLIEEWGISTVTAGAIGSYSAAGTAVGAIVFGLLADKIGRKKVIIICTVMFSLFTALSPFAGGPVLFAILRVIAGLGLGGVMPNVIALSTEYAPKKIRGAIVSFIFCGYSIGAIAAALFSKSLLPTVGWKPIFWIAAIPLLALPFLAKQLPESANFLLAKGKEAEVKKILGKLNPQMSFSQDVVLAKPAAKAPGSPLVKLFENKLALSTIMFWISCFSCFVLIYAMNVWLPKLMVEAGYSLSNSLLFVVALNLGAIVGTIAFGRLTDKFGFKKVMVPLYFGGALALAAVGLTNNTVLAYVLIGIIGAASIGVQNISNAFVSQFYRPEVRSTGVGAAMAFGRVGGIFAPTFVGILLTMNLSAQMNFTLLGTAALVGGIAILFVQEKHAFYRPAEATEAESSTQSATAEMNHSV; via the coding sequence ATGAGTACTTTACACATAAACGAAATAATAGATAGGAGTCGCTTTAACGCCTTCCATCTTTCCATTATCTTTTGGTGCTTTTTCATTATTCTTATGGATGGATACGATGTAGTCATCTATGGATCGGTTGTCCCGTCTTTAATAGAAGAATGGGGGATTTCCACTGTTACCGCTGGGGCTATTGGAAGTTATTCAGCTGCGGGAACAGCAGTAGGAGCAATTGTTTTTGGACTGTTAGCCGATAAAATCGGAAGGAAAAAAGTGATTATCATTTGTACCGTCATGTTTAGTCTCTTCACAGCACTCTCCCCTTTTGCGGGAGGACCTGTACTTTTTGCCATCCTTCGCGTTATTGCGGGCCTTGGACTGGGAGGCGTTATGCCAAACGTCATTGCACTTTCTACGGAGTATGCTCCTAAAAAAATCAGAGGAGCCATTGTTTCGTTTATTTTCTGTGGCTATTCAATCGGGGCGATTGCAGCAGCTTTATTCAGTAAATCTCTCCTACCGACAGTCGGCTGGAAACCAATTTTCTGGATTGCCGCTATTCCGCTTTTAGCACTGCCTTTTCTGGCAAAACAGCTTCCAGAATCGGCAAACTTCCTTTTAGCAAAAGGAAAAGAAGCCGAAGTAAAGAAAATCCTTGGGAAACTCAATCCCCAAATGTCGTTTTCTCAAGACGTAGTACTGGCAAAACCAGCAGCAAAAGCACCAGGCTCTCCACTTGTGAAGCTTTTTGAAAATAAACTGGCACTAAGTACGATCATGTTCTGGATTTCATGTTTTTCTTGTTTCGTCCTTATCTACGCGATGAACGTATGGCTGCCAAAGCTTATGGTTGAAGCAGGCTATAGTTTAAGTAACAGTCTATTATTTGTCGTTGCTTTAAATTTGGGGGCTATTGTAGGTACGATCGCGTTCGGTCGTTTAACGGATAAATTCGGCTTCAAAAAAGTAATGGTACCGCTCTATTTCGGAGGGGCCCTTGCACTGGCTGCGGTTGGATTAACAAACAACACCGTACTTGCGTATGTATTAATCGGGATAATTGGCGCCGCATCAATTGGTGTTCAAAATATTAGCAATGCCTTTGTATCACAGTTCTATCGACCAGAAGTTCGTTCAACTGGTGTCGGAGCGGCGATGGCATTTGGACGAGTTGGCGGTATTTTCGCCCCAACATTTGTAGGAATTCTCTTAACAATGAACCTATCTGCCCAAATGAACTTTACACTACTCGGCACAGCCGCACTTGTAGGAGGAATCGCTATTCTATTTGTTCAGGAAAAACATGCTTTTTATCGCCCGGCTGAAGCTACGGAAGCAGAAAGTTCCACTCAATCAGCAACCGCTGAAATGAACCATTCCGTTTAG